Proteins encoded by one window of Acinonyx jubatus isolate Ajub_Pintada_27869175 chromosome X, VMU_Ajub_asm_v1.0, whole genome shotgun sequence:
- the IL2RG gene encoding cytokine receptor common subunit gamma isoform X2, with the protein MPHAVLGLESVLKGICIDFFLTATPPAALSVSTLPLPEVQCFVFNVEYMNCTWNSSSEPHPTNLTLHYWYKNSNDDRVQECGHYLFSGEITSGCWLQKEEIHLYETFVVQLQDPREPKRQSTQRLKLQNLVIPWAPENLTLRNLSETQLELTWSNRHLDHCLEHLVQYRSDWDRSWTEQSVDHRHSFSLPSVDGQKFYTFRVRSRYNPLCGSAQRWSEWSRPIHWGSNTSKENPLLFAMEAVLIPLGSVGLIISLICVYCWLERTMPRIPTLKNLEDLVTEYHGNFSAWSGVSKGLAESLQPDYSEWLCHVSEIPPKGGAPGEGPGGSPCSQHSPYWAPPCYTLKPEP; encoded by the exons ATGCCTCACGCAGTTCTTGGCTTGGAATCGGTGCTCAAGGGTATTTGCATTG ATTTCTTCCTGACCGCTACACCCCCTGCGGCCCTCAGTGtttccactctgcccctcccagaggTCCAGTGTTTTGTGTTCAATGTTGAGTACATGAATTGCACTTGGAACAGCAGCTCTGAGCCCCATCCCACCAACCTGACTCTGCACTATTG GTACAAGAACTCCAATGATGATAGAGTCCAGGAGTGTGGCCACTATCTATTCTCTGGAGAGATCACTTCTGGCTGCTGGCTGCAAAAAGAGGAGATACATCTCTATGAAACATTTGTTGTCCAGCTCCAGGACCCACGGGAACCCAAGAGGCAGTCCACACAGAGGCTGAAATTGCAGAATCTGG TGATCCCCTGGGCTCCGGAGAACCTAACGCTTCGCAACCTGAGCGAAACCCAGCTAGAACTGACCTGGAGTAACAGACACTTGGACCACTGTCTGGAGCACCTTGTGCAGTACCGGAGTGACTGGGACCGCAGCTGGACA GAACAATCAGTGGACCACAGACATAGCTTCTCTCTGCCTAGCGTGGATGGGCAGAAATTCTACACGTTCCGTGTCCGGAGCCGCTATAACCCACTCTGTGGAAGCGCTCAGCGTTGGAGTGAATGGAGCCGCCCGATCCACTGGGGCAGCAATACTTCAAAGG agaatCCTTTGTTGTTTGCAATGGAAGCTGTGCTTATCCCCCTTGGCTCCGTGGGATTGATTATTAGCCTTATCTGTGTGTACTGCTGGCTGGAACG GACGATGCCCCGGATTCCTACCCTCAAGAACCTAGAGGATCTGGTTACTGAATACCACGGGAACTTTTCG GCCTGGAGTGGAGTATCTAAGGGACTGGCGGAGAGTCTGCAGCCAGACTACAGTGAATGGCTCTGCCACGTCAGTGAGATTCCCCCAAAAGGAggggctccaggggaggggcCTGGTGGCTCCCCCTGCAGCCAGCATAGCCCCTACTGGGCTCCCCCGTGTTACACCCTGAAACCAGAGCCCTGA
- the IL2RG gene encoding cytokine receptor common subunit gamma isoform X1, with the protein MLKPPLPLRSLLFLQLPLLGVGLNSTGPKPNGNEDITADFFLTATPPAALSVSTLPLPEVQCFVFNVEYMNCTWNSSSEPHPTNLTLHYWYKNSNDDRVQECGHYLFSGEITSGCWLQKEEIHLYETFVVQLQDPREPKRQSTQRLKLQNLVIPWAPENLTLRNLSETQLELTWSNRHLDHCLEHLVQYRSDWDRSWTEQSVDHRHSFSLPSVDGQKFYTFRVRSRYNPLCGSAQRWSEWSRPIHWGSNTSKENPLLFAMEAVLIPLGSVGLIISLICVYCWLERTMPRIPTLKNLEDLVTEYHGNFSAWSGVSKGLAESLQPDYSEWLCHVSEIPPKGGAPGEGPGGSPCSQHSPYWAPPCYTLKPEP; encoded by the exons ATGTTGAAGCCACCATTGCCACTCAGATCCCTCTTATTCCTGCAGCTGcctctgctgggggtggggctgaattCGACAGGCCCCAAGCCCAATGGGAATGAAGACATCACAGCTG ATTTCTTCCTGACCGCTACACCCCCTGCGGCCCTCAGTGtttccactctgcccctcccagaggTCCAGTGTTTTGTGTTCAATGTTGAGTACATGAATTGCACTTGGAACAGCAGCTCTGAGCCCCATCCCACCAACCTGACTCTGCACTATTG GTACAAGAACTCCAATGATGATAGAGTCCAGGAGTGTGGCCACTATCTATTCTCTGGAGAGATCACTTCTGGCTGCTGGCTGCAAAAAGAGGAGATACATCTCTATGAAACATTTGTTGTCCAGCTCCAGGACCCACGGGAACCCAAGAGGCAGTCCACACAGAGGCTGAAATTGCAGAATCTGG TGATCCCCTGGGCTCCGGAGAACCTAACGCTTCGCAACCTGAGCGAAACCCAGCTAGAACTGACCTGGAGTAACAGACACTTGGACCACTGTCTGGAGCACCTTGTGCAGTACCGGAGTGACTGGGACCGCAGCTGGACA GAACAATCAGTGGACCACAGACATAGCTTCTCTCTGCCTAGCGTGGATGGGCAGAAATTCTACACGTTCCGTGTCCGGAGCCGCTATAACCCACTCTGTGGAAGCGCTCAGCGTTGGAGTGAATGGAGCCGCCCGATCCACTGGGGCAGCAATACTTCAAAGG agaatCCTTTGTTGTTTGCAATGGAAGCTGTGCTTATCCCCCTTGGCTCCGTGGGATTGATTATTAGCCTTATCTGTGTGTACTGCTGGCTGGAACG GACGATGCCCCGGATTCCTACCCTCAAGAACCTAGAGGATCTGGTTACTGAATACCACGGGAACTTTTCG GCCTGGAGTGGAGTATCTAAGGGACTGGCGGAGAGTCTGCAGCCAGACTACAGTGAATGGCTCTGCCACGTCAGTGAGATTCCCCCAAAAGGAggggctccaggggaggggcCTGGTGGCTCCCCCTGCAGCCAGCATAGCCCCTACTGGGCTCCCCCGTGTTACACCCTGAAACCAGAGCCCTGA